GGCCAGAAACCGGTATTCCTTACGCAACTGCAGATAATAATTATCAGCAAACAGTTCCTCGCCTAAAAGTCCGGCCTGACCGAAAAGCAATGCCTCGGTTTGCATGAGCGAATCGTGATGATGAGCCAGGACTTTCTGGGGCAACGACCGGACAACCATCTCAAATGGCTGGGCATTCACTTTAAAACCAAAGCCCCGAGCCAACATCCGGTAAAAGGTTTCTCCCCAATCGCCATTCGTATCCTGAAGCAGTTCATCTACGACTCCCGTCTTTTCTTTCAGGCGTTCAATCATTACACTGTTCAGGAAAAACTTCACGCGAAAGGGATCTATGCGGAAAAGACGCGATGCACAGGCTACCCAGTCCTTGCTTTCGGTTAATTCCTGATAATTTCTTTCGATGGTATCCGCCCATTTCAAAACAAATGTGGGAAGTTCGGCATCCAGAGCATTTTTTACCGGTTCGTCATGTTCAGCGACGACATGTAGTATAACGTTGTTATAGGCCGGGTCTTCTTGATGACCGTGACGATTCCAATCAGAAGATTTTTGGTGTATTTCGACACTGCCCACCCATAACGTGTCGCCAATTCGGATACGTGCTTCTGAGAAATCAGGTCCGGCATGCAGGTTATGAATTCCGGGCTGAAGAATTTCAACGGGTTCTCCGCCAATCGTTTTTTGCTGACGGGTTTGATATAAACGGTGTTTCCAGATAAAGTGGAGAAACTCTTCTTTCATACGGTTGGTGGATAATATTCCTGAAATTACAAAATTCCAGCCTCATTAACCAACCATAATGTATATCAAAGTTTATACTTCCGGATTTTGTTGTAGAGGGTCTGACGCGTGATTCCCAGCTGAGCAGCTGCCGCACTGTGATTCATTTTATGCCGTTCCAGTGCTTTTCTAATCATCGATTTTTCCATTTCTTCGATGGTATCCGGAATCTTGAATAACTGTGATTGTGCAGCCGACCGGAACATAAAATCTTCCGGACGCAACACGTCTTTTTCACACAGAATTACCGCTTTCTCTATTGTCAGCTTTAATTCTGAGACGTTTCCCGGCCAAGGATTCAGCTTTAATTCTTCCAGCGTCCGGGCACTCATCCGAAGCGGCCCTTTATGGTATTTGGCACTAAACTGCCCGATGAAAAAATTAGCAATCTCTTCAATATCTTCCACCCGATGCCTTAATGCCGGAATTTCGACAGCCCTGGACGAAAGACGACGATAAAGCTCTTCGTGAAAAGCGCCGTCGTTTACCAAAGACCTCAAATCCTCTGCTGTTCCCAACAACAATTTAACATTTACCGGTACAGCTCTGACGGCGCCGACCGGCTCAACCGTACTACGCTCCATGTAACGTAAAAACTGCTCTTGAACCGAAAGAGGTATTTTGGCGACCTCCGGAATATAAAGTGTTCCGCCTTCAGCAATTTGAAACTTCCCTGGGAGATCGGGATCGGCAGTCGGGTAATTCCTTTTCTTCACTCCAAAAAGATAACCGCCCAATTCGGTTTCCCGCTCCAATAAACTGTTTGCCTCCAGGAATAATTCGTTTCGACGGGATGACTGACTATGAATGTAACGGGCTACTGATTTCTTGCCACTTCCGGTCTCACCCTGCAACAAAATAACATCAGGCGTATCGATCACCCCCGCTAAGGCGTGCATCATCCGATTGTAAGGTACCGAACTTCCCTGAATGACTGGTTCAGCCTGCAACAACTCTTTCTTTATTCCGTCGAAACGGGACTCAATTAGCTCACACCGCTCCTTCATCAGTTTCAATTGAACAACCGAACGAAGCGATGCAACTAGCTTTCGTGTATTTACAGGCTTGAAAGCAAAATTGGCGGCTCCTTCTTCAATCGCCCGGTCACCGAGCATCACGTCATCTTCGTTAAGAAGAATAACCACCTCTATCCGGGAATTGATCCGTTTTATTTCGCGCAACCAATAAAGGCCACGCTCTTCACCCTCCCTTACACCGGAAAAATCAACGTCTAAGATCGCCACATCGGCCTTCTCGGTCTTGAGATAAAACGGCAACAGGTTAGGATTTGAAAAGGATTTTACCGATTCAAAGTCCATCCTAAGCGCCATCTCCAACAACCCGCCAGGACCTTTTGCATCATCAATGATTAATATTCGACCTTCAGACATTAATTATCTAATTTCTAACAAAGATACGTCCACTTCTTTCTGAGAACAACCCAATCTGTAAATTTTTTTTACACTTTTCCCGGTTTTATTCCCAGCATATATTACTTATCTTACAGTATGTTAATTTCGTCACTATGAAACACATCAACCTAACCATTACTCTGATAGCTCTTCTGTCGGGGGTTTCCTTATTTTTTGCCTGTTCATCTTCAAAAAATGATAAATCCAATACTAGCTCTTCGGAGAAAAATGTGAAAGGTGAATTAAAAGCTGTCCGGAATTATCAAAACGGTAAACTTTCATCTATTGTTCATTTTAGGGACAGCGTCGCAGAAGGTGAAGCCCGTAATTTTTATTCCAATGGGAAGCTGGCTTCAGTATTTTACTACGAACACGGGAAACTGCACGGAAAAGCGGTTAAATACTATCCGGATGGAAAAGTTTATCGAATCCGCTGGTATGTTCACGGAAAACTTCAGGACACGGTAAAAAAATACTATGAATCGGGCAAACTCATGTCTAAGCAAACCTATAAGGATGGAATGCCTTCGACCGATTTAAAAGAATACAAGCAAAACGGGGAACTGATAACCAATTACCCCACCCTTGTATTTACGCTTAAAAATTCGGCCGATTTCTATAAACGAAAACTACTGGAATTTAGGTTATCGAATGGTTCCAATGCGGTCAGGTATTACTATGGTCCGCTTACTGAAGGGAAATACCTAAATCCGGAGGCTACATTTATAGGACAGCGCGGCAATACAGGACAAATTGCACTTCAGCCGGAAGATTTAGGCAGGAAACTGGTAGTCATTGCTAAATACATCACTCCGTTTCAAAATGTCTACCTGATTCAAGCCAGCTACACTTATAAATAGAAAGGGCATCCCTTTACCAGAAATGCCCCGTATTTATTTTTCAGAATAAAATATGATCAGCTAAAAATAACCGATTGCAAATAGTAGGTCCCGGCGCCAGCCAGATAGCCTAAAGCAGCAATCCAGGTAATTTTACGGGCATACCAACCAAAGTGTATCTGTTCCATTCCCATCGCAGCTACTCCGGCAGCAGACCCGATAATTAACATCGAACCTCCGGTACCGGCACAATAGGCCAGGAACGACCAGAACTGACCATCCTGAACAAACGAAGCGAGATAACCTTCGGCTCCCGATGGGGCAATACCATACATTCCCATCGCACCTGCAACCAGCGGCACGTTGTCGACAATGGAGGACAACGCCCCGATAATCAGGTTAATTCCAAATATATTCCCAACGTGCACGTCGAGAAACTTAGAGACAATATCGAGTTGACCAGCTGACGACAAACTCGCCACTGCCGTCAGAATTCCCACGAAGAAAAGAATGGTCGGGGCATCGAGATTTCGGACAACCCGACTTACACTCAGAATTCGTTTATCTTCATGCGGGCGATTCCGCAGCATGAAATCGGTTATCAACCAAATAACTCCCAAGCCAAGCAGCATACCGAGATACGGAGGCAAGTGCGTAATGGTTTTAAATACCGGCACCGACAACAAGGCACCTACGCCAAGGAAGAAAATGAATTTCCGTTCACCTGCAGAGGTAAACTCTTTTGTGTCTTCGTCGGTCAATTCCGGGCGCTCCGTCTCACCTTTCATGAATATTGAAGCAATGATAAGTGGTACCATCATACTAACTAAGCTGGGCAAAAACACCGATTTCACAATATGTTCTGTGGTAATCTGCTCTCCAATCCACAACATAATGGTCGTAACGTCACCAATAGGCGACCAGGCACCTCCGGCATTGGCTGAGATGACAATCATACTGGCAAAAATCCATCGATTTTCAGGCTTTCGCAGAATTTTCCTGGTAAGCGTAATCATTACAATCGTGGTTGTCAGGTTATCCAGCACTGCCGACATGAAGAAGGAAAGCACACTGATTAACCACATCAATTTTACGCGGTCGCGGGTTGTAATATGATCGGTAATTACGCGGAATCCCTGGAAACGGTCAACTACCTCAACAATCCCCATCGCACCAAGCAGAAAGAGCATGATGGATGCAATTTCAGACAGGTGATGGAAGAGCTCGTGTTCTGTTACAAACTCACGGATCACCTCGGGTGAAGTAGACTCCGGATGCTGAGAAATAAACTCGTGCCAACTGTGGCTGTAACCTAACGAAAGAATATCGGAACCTCCGAGAGCATAAACTGCCCACATCAACGCTCCGGTAATCAAGGCAGTACCTGCTTTATTTATTCGTATCTCGTGCTCAAAAATAATTCCAGCATATCCCACGAGAAAAATAATTGCCATTAATTCAAACATTCTGCAAAAGTTTAGTTTAGTAACAACTTATATAAATTATAAAAGTTTGGACATTTTTCTGAAATAAAACGTTACAAGCTGGTATTCATTACTTTTTATTGACTTTTTTTCCTTCCTTCCCAGCGCCCGCAAGATACATATGCGATCTACTATTCAGAGTGTTTTATGTCACTAAAGTCCAAAATAGAATACCGCTGCACCCGACAAATACCCAAGAAATGCCAAGCCAGACATCCTTTTAAAGTACCATCCAAAACTGATATTTTCCATACTCATAGCCGCGACACCCGCCGCTGAACCAATAATCAACATCGAGCCTCCCGTTCCGGCGGTATAAGCCAGAAACGTCCAGAAATTACCATTCACGACAAAACTTGAAAGGTAACCGGTGGTATCGGGCGAGGCAATGTTGTACATTCCCATCGAGGCCGCTACCAGCGAGGCGTTATCGATAAGTGAGGATAACATTCCAATCAACATGTCAATGCCGTAAATGTTTCCTACTTCACTGTCCATCTTCATGGCAACAAGATCCAACAAACCAGAGGATGCCAATGCTGCCACCGCCGTCAGAATACCGGCGTAATAGAGAATCGTCGGGGCATCAAGCTGACGAACAATCCGGCTCACACTTAACACCCTCTTATCTTCACGCGGATGTGCCCGCAACATAATATCAGTTGTAATCCACAGCACCCCCAGCCCGAACATCATGCCAAGATATGGGGGTAAGTGGGTAAATGTTTTAAATATTGGAACAAATATTAATGCTCCAACTCCCAACGCCAAGATGAAACGCCTCTCCCATGGAGCTGTAAATTCCCTGGACTCGTCTCCTGCGTCTCCCGGTCCTTCATCAACTCCCTTTATAAAAAATGAAGCGATAATCAGCGGAACCAGAACATTTACTAAACTGGGTAAAAAGATGGCCTTAATAATATACGCAGCCGTAATCTGTCCGCCAATCCAGAGCAAAATGGTGGTTACATCACCGATTGGCGACCAGGCACCACCGGCGTTGGCCGCAATAACAACAATGCTGGCAAAAATCCACCGATCCTCGGCCTTGTTAATCAGCTTCCTGATAAGCGAAATCATGACAATGGTGGTCGTTAGATTATCGAGCACCGCCGAAAGGAAAAATCCCATCAAGCCCAATACCCATAGCAACTTTACCTTATTCCGGGTATGAATATGGTCGGTTAGTACCCTAAATCCCTGGAAACGGTCGACAATTTCAACTATTCCCATCGCACCCAACAGAAAAAGCAAAATACTCGCGGTATCTGAAAGATGCGGCAACAATTCATGATTGACGATGAAGTTGGTGACAACCTCTTGTGTTACCGGACCATTGAATTGCGAAAGATAGTTATGCCACGAATGACTATAGCCCACCGAAAGTATCTGGCTGCCTCCTGCTACATATACAATCCATATCAGCACGCTCATTATAAGCGCCGAAGCCGCCTTATTTACTTTGATATTATTCTCAAGGATAATTCCGGAATACCCGACGAGAAAAACCAATGTCATCACAATCACCATGGCCATAACAAAAAATCCTTTTTGCCGCCTTCAAATCTCTTGAGCAGAATTAACGATTATATCAGCTTGTGAAGTTTTAGCGTTTCTTTCATCTCGCCCGCCACTTTCAATGCATTTTCCCTTGCCTTTTCAGCAAAGTCTTCACTGTCCGAAGCATAAATGATTCCACGCGACGAATTCACCAGCAATCCACATTGCTCGTTCATTCCATATTTCGCAACCTCTGCCAAACTGCCTCCCTGCGCTCCTACGCCCGGAACCAGTAAAAAGTGATTGGGAATAATCTGACGTATACCAGCTAACTCCTCCGCTTTGGTTGCACCAACTACATACATCATGTTTTCGTTGGTTCCCCATTCACTGGAAGACTTCAACACCTTCTCAAACAGTCTCTCACCAGTTTCTTTGTCCTCCATAAACTGGAAATCGAAAGCTCCTTTATTAGATGTGAGTGCCAACAAAATAACCCACCGATCGAGATACGTCAGGAACGGCTTTACGGAATCTTCGCCCATATAAGGAGCCACCGTTACAGCGTCAAAATCGAGATGATCGAAGAAAGCCCGGGCATACATAGAGGCAGTATTGCCAATATCGCCACGTTTGGCATCAGCAATGATGAAAATGTCCGGATGATTATGCCGAATGTAATTAACGGTTTTTTCCAGACTGCTCCATCCCTGAACGCCCAGCATTTCGTAGAAGGCCAGGTTAGGTTTGTAGGCAACGGCCACATCGGCTGTGGCGTCAATAATTTCTTTATTGAACGCGAACACAGGGTCGGTTGCATCAAGCAGGTAACGCGGAATCTTGCGGATGTCGGTATCCAGTCCTACACACAAATAGGAACCTTTACGTTTGATGTTTTCAAATAGTTGTTCGGTAGTCATTCACTGAAATTTTGGCACGAAATTAATTTTATTAAGAATAAATCAATCCAGTGGGTTTAGGTTTTTACAAAAAACTTACGTTTCACTATGTTATGATAATGAATTCCCTAAAATATTTTGCCTTCCAACCATTTTCACCGGAACCAGATGATGCCTTACAGCTCACTCTCTTTCATCCGTTGAGCATTTTCTTCTACCCGAAGCTTATCGATCACTTCTTCGATATCACCATCCATAATGGCTGAAAGATTGTACAAGGTCAACCCGATGCGGTGATCGGTTACACGCCCCTGCGGATAGTTGTAGGTCCGTATTTTGGCCGAACGGTCACCAGTTGACACCATCGTTTTTCTGCGCGATGCTACATCATCGAGGTACTTCTGGTACTCCATGTTGTAAATCCGGGTACGTAATTCCGTCATGGCTTTGGCCAGGTTTTTCAACTGCGACTTCTCATCCTGACAGGTAACCACAATCCCAGTAGGAATATGTGTTAAGCGAATAGCCGAATACGTAGTGTTCACACTCTGTCCACCCGGTCCGGAAGAACAATACGTGTCTTTCCGGATATCACTTTCCTTCACCTCCACATCAAACTCTTCAGCTTCGGGAAGAACAGCCACGGTTGCTGCAGAGGTATGTACACGTCCCTGCGTTTCGGTTTGCGGCACACGTTGAACACGATGCACGCCCGATTCATATTTCAGTACTCCGTAGACGCCTTCGCCGGAAACTTTGGCAACAATTTCCTTGTAACCGCCCGACGTACCTTCAGTGTAGTGAGTAATCTCCATCCGCCAACCTTTGGTGTCACAATATTTGGAGTACATACGGAAAAGATCGCCGGCGAAAATGGCAGCTTCGTCTCCTCCGGTTCCTCCACGAATTTCCAAAATGGCATTTTTGCTGTCTTCCGGATCGGCCGGTACCAAAAGCAGTTTGATACCTTCTTCCATCTCCTCTACTTTGGCTTCGCTGCTTTCGAGCTCTTCGCGGGCCATTTCGCGAACATCCTCGTCACTTTCTTCGGCCAGCATTTCGCGGGCATCTTTAATGTTCTGAAGCACCCGTGCGTATTCCGTAAATGCGTTCACCAACGATTCAAGCTGTTTGTATTCCTGATTCAGCTTGACATATCGCTTCATATCCTTCATCACGTCCGGGTCGGTAATTTGTTTACCAACTTCTTCAAAACGTATCTGGATGCTTTCGAATTTATCTAAGAGTTTGTTATCTGACATAGTCTTTAGCGTTTTGGCATTTCTTTCCCATTTAAAAATTCTCAATCAATAACCTATGGGAGAAGCTAATGGTATGCAAAAGTGCCAAATTCCGATTGAATGGTTAGTTTCTTCCCCTCATGTTCTTCAACACGCCCAACAATTTGCGCATCAATTTTGAACTCTCTAGAAATAGCAATGATGGCATCGGCCACCTCAGGTTCAACATAAAGTTCGAAACGATGCCCCATGTTAAACACCTTGTACATCTCCTGCCATTCGGTTCCGCTCTGCTCTTTAATGAGCTTAAAAAGCGGGGGAACCGGGAACATATTGTCTTTAATCACATGAACGTTATCGACAAAATGCAGCACTTTGGTTTGTGCTCCACCCGAGCAGTGAATCATTCCGGAAACCTGCTTCCTGTATTTTTCCAATATTTTGCGAATAACCGGCGCATAGGTACGCGTTGGTGAAAGCACCAGTTTCCCTGCATCCAGTCCTACTTCTTCTATTGCATCGGTTAAGCGGCGTCCGCCGGAATAAACCAAATCATCGGGAACGGAAGGATCGAAGCTTTCGGGATATTTTTCAGCCAGGTAATGAGCAAACACATCGTGGCGAGCAGAAGTCAGTCCGTTGCTGCCCATGCCACCATTGTATTCTTTCTCGTAAGTGGCTTGTCCCGCTGAGGACAATCCGACAATGACGTTTCCAGGGCGGATATTGTCGGCAGAAATTACGTCTTCGCGTTTCATGCGGCAGGTCACCGTAGAATCGACAATGATGGTACGGACCAAATCACCCACATCGGCTGTTTCACCGCCGGTTGGGTAAATGGAAATTCCCTGTTCGCGCAGTTCTGCACACAGTTCTTCCGTTCCGTTGATGACTGCTGATATTACCTCGCCGGGAATATTGTTCTTATTTCGTCCGATGGTAGATGAGAGCAGAATATTGTCAGTCGCTCCCACACAAAGCAAGTCATCCAGATTCATCACAATCGCATCTTGTGCAATGCCTTTCCAAACCGAAACATCACCGGTTTCTTTCCAGTAAAGGTAAGCCAACGACGATTTGGTGCCGGCTCCGTCGGCATGCATGATATTGCAATAATCAGGATCGCCACTGAGGTAATCGGGAACTATTTTGCAGAATGCTTTCGGGAAAAGTCCCTTGTCGATGTTCTTGATGGCGTTGTGCACATCTTCTTTCGATGCCGAAACACCGCGACGGTTATATCTGGTTTCGCTGCCCATAGGTGAAAATAGATTTTGCCGAATGGTAAATCCCTCCGGATGAAAAACAACCGCAAAATTAATATCTTTTTAGACTTTCACCTTTACGGAATTGTTACTCCTTGGGTGACGGAGCAAATTTCTCCCGGTAATCTGTCGAAAGTACCCTGAATTCGGTGCGACGATTAATTTGATGACAAATTTCCTGTTCTTCTTTGGTTGGCAGTTTGTTGATGAAATCGCAGGTCAATTCTTCTCCCCTTTTCAGGAAACTGTATTTCTGAGCCAATTTCCGGGTTACCGTTTTGGGCGCTGTCTCACCATAACCTTTTGCCACCAGGCGAGCGGGTGAAATACCATTCGCCACCAGGTAATTCACAACAGACTCCGCCCTTTTCTGCGAAAGCTCAAAATTGAATTTCGCATCTCCACGGCAATCGGTGTGCGCCATCAACTCAATCGTAACGGTGGGGTTTTGCACTAAGATCTGCACCAAACTGTCCAACGCATTTTTCGACGCAGGCAACAAATCCCACTTCCCAAATTGGTAATAGATATTGTCGACACGGATGGGGGCATCGGTTGGCGTAAGCGCGAGGCTCACGTCGAATGTTTTGCTGTCCTTCAAACCAATGGTCGTCTCATTAGCTTTCGCATTTAAGTAACCTTTTTTGAAGGCAGCCACCACATATTCTGTTTCGGGATTGAGACGAAACTTGAATTTCCCGTTGTTTGCATTCAGGCGCAACATCGTTCCGTCGGTTCCAATCAGACGAATGGTCGCATTCTTCAGCCGGTTGCCTGTTTCCTTGTCAACTACGTTGCCGTCGATTTCGAAAATCTTCGGCGGAAGCACGAATGAAAAGATATCATCACCGCGGGTACCTTTCCGATTCGTCGAAAACAGTCCCCGATCTTCTCCGGGTACAAAATAGATGGCAAAATCGTCACCGGGCGAATTGATGGGCGCCTTCATGTTCTCGACCTCCCATTGACCTTTATCGTTCTTAACAGCCTTGAAAATATCGAGACCGCCCATCCCGACGCGAAAATCGGAAGAGAAGTACAACTCTCCGTTATCACGAATGAACGGGAACATCTCATTGCCTGGCGTATTGATGGCAGGTCCCAAATTAACAGGTTTTCCCCAGGCACCGGGAGCTCCTTCGGCTTTCCAGATATCTTTGCCGCCAAATCCTCCGGGCATATCGGAAACAAAATAGAGTGTGCGACCATCGGCCGACAGCGACGGATGAGCAATCAGCAAACTATCACCGCCCAATGCAACTTTTACCGGCTCCGACCAGGTTCCTCCTGTTTCAGAACTGGTATAGATTTCCGCTCCCATCGACTTCGTTTTGTCGTAGCGACAGCGGGTAAAATACATCGTCGTGCCACGGGAATCGAAAGACGCAGCTCCTTCATCATCGCCGGTATCCACTGTGAGATTTTCATCAATCAGCGATGGCTTTTCCCAACGTCCTTTTTGCTTGTCAAAGTACGAATGAAAAATGTCACCATACAATTGTCCGGTGATGGGGCTATCGCGACGACCAGTTGCACCTTCACGGGAAGAAGTGAACACAATCTGATTTTCATGCCCTCCGGGATAAACGCCGGCAAAGTCGCTCGCCTTCGAGTTAAGCGATTTTAAGTCTTCTATCTGAAAACGGGTCGGGTTTTCCAGCCAGTTCGGTGTCCGGTCGCACGAAGCGATACCATTCAGTGCATGTTGATCTCCGGGGTTTGTTTTAAGATATTTCTGGTAATTGGCAATTGCCTCGTCATACTCCTGGTCGGCCCTTAACACATCGGCATAATGCAGGATTGCAATCGGGTCGGAATAGCCGCGAACAATTGCCGTTTTGTAAAAAGTGGCTGCCCGCTTATATTCTCCAATGTATTTATACGCTTCGGCAATCTTAAACTGTATTTCGGCCTTTACCACACGATTTTTGGTCTTCCGATAGGTTTTCCGGTATTGTTCGATGGAGCGGTAATATTCCCCTATCTCATACGATTTATTCGATTTCGACAACTTCCTGGAGGTCTTGCAACCGCCCAGAACAAGAGTCAACATCAATACCGATATGAAAACAAAGATTGAGGACTTAGACTTCATCGATTAGGAATTATGAGCCGTAAATTTAGACCTTTTCCGGTTAACGTAAAACCCATACAACTATTTGACAACATTTCGAACAAAAGAAAGCCGTCCTCCAAAGGGGAAAACGGCTTCTCAAATCTAATCTTAATGGAATTTGTCCTTGAAATTATCTTGTAAAAAGTAATTCACGATACTTAGGCAGCGGCCACAATTCATCGTCAACAATCAATTCGAGCTTATCGATGTGATAGCGGATGTCCTCGAGGAACGGACGAACTGTTTTGTCATAAGCGTAAGCTTTTTCGCGCTCGTTCTCGATAGCATTAGCCACTTTCCGGGTTTCAATCATTTCGCTTACCTTGGCTTTAATATTTGAAATATGTCCCGAAATCATACGAATCATATCCAGACGGGCACCAGCCAGTTTCTCGAACTCGTTAGCCGGAAAAAGGTCCTTCAGGCCCTGAACGTTCTCGATCAAAGTCGTTTGATAGCGAATTGCCGTAGGAACAATGTGGTTGATAGCCAAATCACCCAACACGCGAGCTTCGATCTGAATCTTCTTGGTGAACTTCTCGAATTCAACCTCGGTGCGTCCTTCCAGCTCCTTCTCAGTGTAAATACCCATTTCACCGAAAAGGCCGACTACTTTATCTGACAGGTATGCATCCAAAGCTTCCGGTACGTTTCTCACGTTGGTCAGACCACGACGGGCAGCTTCTTCAACCCACTCTTCACTGTAACCGTTACCGTCGAAACGAATGTCTTTACATTCAACAATGTATTTTTTCAGTACCTGAAAGATAGCTTCATCTTTCTTCACACCACTTTCAATAATGACATCCACGTCCTTCTTGAACACAGTCAGCTGTTTTGCCAAAGCTGTATTCAGTGCGATCATTGCTGAAGCACAGTTAGCAGAAGAACCTACGGCGCGAAACTCAAAACGGTTTCCGGTGAAGGCGAAGGGAGAAGTACGGTTACG
This Prolixibacter sp. NT017 DNA region includes the following protein-coding sequences:
- a CDS encoding OmpA family protein — its product is MKSKSSIFVFISVLMLTLVLGGCKTSRKLSKSNKSYEIGEYYRSIEQYRKTYRKTKNRVVKAEIQFKIAEAYKYIGEYKRAATFYKTAIVRGYSDPIAILHYADVLRADQEYDEAIANYQKYLKTNPGDQHALNGIASCDRTPNWLENPTRFQIEDLKSLNSKASDFAGVYPGGHENQIVFTSSREGATGRRDSPITGQLYGDIFHSYFDKQKGRWEKPSLIDENLTVDTGDDEGAASFDSRGTTMYFTRCRYDKTKSMGAEIYTSSETGGTWSEPVKVALGGDSLLIAHPSLSADGRTLYFVSDMPGGFGGKDIWKAEGAPGAWGKPVNLGPAINTPGNEMFPFIRDNGELYFSSDFRVGMGGLDIFKAVKNDKGQWEVENMKAPINSPGDDFAIYFVPGEDRGLFSTNRKGTRGDDIFSFVLPPKIFEIDGNVVDKETGNRLKNATIRLIGTDGTMLRLNANNGKFKFRLNPETEYVVAAFKKGYLNAKANETTIGLKDSKTFDVSLALTPTDAPIRVDNIYYQFGKWDLLPASKNALDSLVQILVQNPTVTIELMAHTDCRGDAKFNFELSQKRAESVVNYLVANGISPARLVAKGYGETAPKTVTRKLAQKYSFLKRGEELTCDFINKLPTKEEQEICHQINRRTEFRVLSTDYREKFAPSPKE